The Bacteroides sp. AN502(2024) DNA segment CTCACTACATGCTAAGCAGTGTCATGGACTACCGCAAAGGTGCCCCCGGCTACCAGCAACATGTTTGGCAGGCCACTCTAGGCAACCGAGCATTGGTTTATACCAATCATCCGGGAGGTAAGAACTTACGTTGGTCACCTAACTATTGGAGCGGCAATGAGATTTTACCTCGTGCCGCACAGAGTGGTTCGGTGGTCGTATGCATCTATAACATTCCCGAATCTCAACGTAACGACTACACACATGCCTATTTCCCCCTCAACGAATTCGATGAGACCCACCGTTCCGGTCACTGGATATTTGCCCGTAAAGGAGATGGTTACATAGCCCTCTATTCAGCCAACGACACCCGCCTGAAGGCCGACGATCGTGGTGAAGTGTGCGACCTCTTTGCTCCAGGCAGACAAAACATTTGGATTTGCGAAATGGGAGAAAAAAGCACTTATGGCAGCTTTGCCCGTTTTGTGGAAAAGATATCGGTAGCTTCAGTCCGCACCGATGGTACGGAAGTAACCTACAACTCCCCTTCCGAAGGCACCATCTCCTACGGATGGAATGTCCCTTGGATGGTAACTGGAAAAGAAATGCCCCTACGCTGGAATTACCGCTACGACAATCCTTACTGTCACGCCCCGTTCGACTGTACTCGCATCGAAATCACGCATGACAATGAACAGTTAATACTCGATTGGAAGAAATTCAAACCCTGTAAACGATGAAAAAAGACTCTTGACAACCGTCGTAAGGGAAGTTATCCTGTAGACAGCCACACTTGCCCAATAAAAAGACTGGGTCAGTCTGCAACACTATGCATTTGAGTAAGCGGGTTGTACTTATGAGCAATTCCATAACTGAAGGATGGGGCAACCCCCATCCGGATTTCTTCACAGACAAAGGATACATACGATTAGGTATCAGCAAACAAACCTCTTCACAATTCTTAGTTCGTTTCCGCTCAGGCGGCATCAAAGTAATTCTGACTACCACGTTACCAACCGCTTCTTTCGGCAGAAGAGTTTACATTCTGCTCTATTTCCTTGATTATTGATTGCGGAACAAAGGATGAGAGACTAATGCAGATGCACGTTCCACACGAATTTATCCTGCGCCCAAGCAAACACATGTAAGCAATTGTCCTTTGTCTATTTCTCGTCTATTCATATAGAATTTTTTTCTATCTTACCCTTCCTTTTCTAGATTATAAACTTACCTTTGCAGCACTATAATAATTAAACTTTCTTATTGATGCTATGGATATCTTAAAACGAGTATTAGGAATCTGCAACATGTTGCTTTATACAGTAACTATTTACAGTTACAATCTCAAACAAATCTCGAATTTGGATGGATTATCCAATAGTGCTATCCTCTCCCTTTACCAAGATCGCACAGGCATCATGTGGTTTGGAACTTACGATGGGCTTAACCTTTATGACGGAGTGAGTGTCACACCATTCTCAATACCCAATCAGCAATATCTTTCGGGCAACATTATCAAATATATGCTTGAAACAGATGACGATATGTGGGTGCTGACAAACTACGGAGTTAACAGAGTTGACAAACAAAGCCGTAGTATTGTAAGCTATCCACTTTCGAAAGGAGGGCTCAAAATCAGACAAAGTAAACAAGGAGATGTATTTGTACTCTTCAACAACTATAAGCTCCATTATCAACGCCACAAATCAGATAGTTTGGTGGAACTCACAGGATATACACCCGATTGGATGTACGTGCAAGACATATATATAGATAATAACCACCTACTGACCTTCTCACGAGATGGAATAATTAGTTATCCGCTCCAAACCCATGACGACAAGCACTACTCGCTCGGTGCACCGCAAACAATTGATTCGTTGTATATTCAATATACACACAAAGACTGGGAAGATACGTATGTAATCAGTTTTGCAGGTGATTTGTACCGTTACGACATAGACTCCAATCATAAAATTCCGATTGCTAATATCAAAGAAGAAATAACACAACGAGGTGCTATTTCCAGCATCGTACAACTTGGAGGCTGTTACTTTATTTCATTTCTTAACAATGGGGTAATCAAACTCTCACCACAGAATAACGGGAAAGAATATCATAAAGAAGACCTCGGCATCCGTTCGGGCATCTTTTGCCTACTCAAAGACCGCTTTCAAGATATATTATGGATAGGTACAGACGGACAAGGAGTGTATCTTTATTCCGAAGAGCCTTACTCTGTGCGGTCAGTCACCTACCAAGATTTGAACATGAAGATAGGCAAACCAGTACGTTCTCTCTTCCTCGACCATGACCAAACGCTTTGGCTGGGTATCAAAGGGGAAGGTCTCTTAAAAATTCCCCATTACGATGTGAACCGGAACACAACCGACTATCACACAGAACTGCTTACTACGGCCAACACGCCATTACTCAACAGTTCTGTGTTTGCATTTGCAAAGAGCCGGCGCCCTATTTTCTGGATAGGTACAGACGGAGGAATCAATTACTATTCGTATGCCGACAATCGCATACAATCTTTACAGGTCCCCCGCAAACTGTCTTACGTGCACGACCTATATGAAGAAAACGATTCTACCCTATGGATTGCTACAGCCGGTCCCGGTATTATCAAAGCATATATAGAAGGAACGAACGATGCGCCCCGAATAACCCATTTCACATCTTACACCATTGATGAAGGGCATCTTTCGTCCAACTATTTTTTTACTATCGGAACCGACCGTGACGGACATCCACTATTTGGTAACCGAGGGAATGGAGTATTCCGCATCGAAGGCAACCAATTGGTATCTGTGCCTTTGCGTAGTAGTTACGACAATCCCACAGTCAACGATATTTTTTCCATCGTGTCATCCGATAGCACGATCTGGCTGGGAAGCAGTTACGGATTAATAAAACAGACCACAGAATACGAAACCTGTTTCAATCGCGAAAACGGATTTGTCAATAGTGCCATCCATTCCATTGAGCCAGATACCCAGCAAAACCTTTGGATCGCAACAAACCGAGGACTGGTTTGTTTTCATACACCAACTAACAATTATCAAACTTACGATCTTAATAAAGGATTGAGAATCATTGAATTTAGTGATGGAGCATCGTTACGCACAGACCATGCACTATTCTTTGGAGGCATCAATGGATTTGCCATAGTGCAAGCCGATACAACTCGACTGGCACAAACAGAATACATGCCACCTATACGCTTTACCCGTCTTCAAATTTTAGGAAAGGAAGCCAACTTCCATGACCATACGAAACAAGAAAACGGGCAAACATTACTAACCCTCTCACATGATCAAGACTATTTTAACCTAGGATATGTAGTAGCCGACTACATCAATGCAAGTAACTACACGTATCTTTACAAACTTGAGAAAGAGTCACCATGGGTAGACAACGGGAAAAACCATTCAATCCAGTTTACTCGCCTTACACCAGGACAATACACCTTATACAT contains these protein-coding regions:
- a CDS encoding response regulator — encoded protein: MDGLSNSAILSLYQDRTGIMWFGTYDGLNLYDGVSVTPFSIPNQQYLSGNIIKYMLETDDDMWVLTNYGVNRVDKQSRSIVSYPLSKGGLKIRQSKQGDVFVLFNNYKLHYQRHKSDSLVELTGYTPDWMYVQDIYIDNNHLLTFSRDGIISYPLQTHDDKHYSLGAPQTIDSLYIQYTHKDWEDTYVISFAGDLYRYDIDSNHKIPIANIKEEITQRGAISSIVQLGGCYFISFLNNGVIKLSPQNNGKEYHKEDLGIRSGIFCLLKDRFQDILWIGTDGQGVYLYSEEPYSVRSVTYQDLNMKIGKPVRSLFLDHDQTLWLGIKGEGLLKIPHYDVNRNTTDYHTELLTTANTPLLNSSVFAFAKSRRPIFWIGTDGGINYYSYADNRIQSLQVPRKLSYVHDLYEENDSTLWIATAGPGIIKAYIEGTNDAPRITHFTSYTIDEGHLSSNYFFTIGTDRDGHPLFGNRGNGVFRIEGNQLVSVPLRSSYDNPTVNDIFSIVSSDSTIWLGSSYGLIKQTTEYETCFNRENGFVNSAIHSIEPDTQQNLWIATNRGLVCFHTPTNNYQTYDLNKGLRIIEFSDGASLRTDHALFFGGINGFAIVQADTTRLAQTEYMPPIRFTRLQILGKEANFHDHTKQENGQTLLTLSHDQDYFNLGYVVADYINASNYTYLYKLEKESPWVDNGKNHSIQFTRLTPGQYTLYIKYRNQVTGRESDTYTIHIHITPPWYWSLPALVAYWLLTIVLIIAAVWIWICKRQHKQQEAMKKLEQEHREEVYEEKLRFFTNITHEFCTPITLIYGPCERILGYKHTDDFIRKYIQLIKWNAERINALIQEMIDFRRIETGHKERKVRPVQVSQVCSDITASFFPIAEQNRIRFTNDIQPNVEWNTDKSCFTKILSNLVSNAFKYTPIDGEIRITLKLKDNNLYLSVYNTGKGIREEDKQHIFNRYTVLDNVEENFVGGLSSRNGLGMAICHSMTKLLEGDIRIESEAEKYARFIVILPSLTATVPTVSEEETGFRSDSFSPMKITDTPVVSAKSEINTESSNDSAKSRVLVIDDNADILELLSDSLSAHYLVLTATDAEKGLALLKRETPDLIVTDIMMPGIDGIQLTRLIKGNKHTMHIPLIILSARNTSDEQVKGLDSGADAYIGKPFNIDYLRATVDRLIENKNRMREYYNSSACAFDYSNGQLMEKEDKDFLNSVTEFIDKNIENAELSPEDLATYLQMSVRALYRKLKDLNQLPPKDFIKRHKIIFSAKLLRTTTLTIQEVIYSSGFNNRAHFYKEFAKYYQTTPKEYRNNNKQKDELDTTKMRKRSK